A single Meles meles chromosome 20, mMelMel3.1 paternal haplotype, whole genome shotgun sequence DNA region contains:
- the MAP2K7 gene encoding dual specificity mitogen-activated protein kinase kinase 7 isoform X3: MAASSLEQKLSRLEAKLKQENREARRRIDLNLDISPQRPRPTLQLPLANDGGSRSPSSESSPQHPTPPARPRNMLGLPSTLFMPRSMESIEIDQKLQEIMKQTGYLTIGGQRYQAEINDLENLGEMGSGTCGQVWKMRFRKTGHVIAVKQMRRSGNKEENKRILMDLDVVLKSHDCPYIVQCFGTFITNTDVFIAMELMGTCAEKLKKRVQGPIPERILGKMTVAIVKALYYLKEKHGVIHRDVKPSNILLDERGQIKLCDFGISGRLVDSKAKTRSAGCAAYMAPERIDPPDPTKPDYDIRADVWSLGISLVELATGQFPYKNCKTDFEVLTKVLQEEPPLLPGHMGFSGDFQSFVKDCLTKDHRKRPKYNKLLEHSFIKRYEMLEVDVASWFKDVMAKTESPRTSGVLSQHHLPFFR, encoded by the exons CCCTCCAGCTCCCGCTGGCCAATGATGGGGGCAGCCGCTCACCGTCCTCCGAGAGCTCCCCACAGCACCCCACACCCCCTGCCCGGCCCCGCAACATGCTGGGGCTTCCATCAACCTTGTTCATGCCCCGCAGCATGGAGAG CATCGAGATTGACCAGAAGCTACAGGAGATCATGAAGCAGACCGGCTACCTGACCATCGGGGGCCAG CGCTACCAGGCCGAAATCAATGATCTGGAGAACCTGGGGGAGATGGGCAGCGGCACGTGCGGCCAGGTGTGGAAGATGCGCTTCCGGAAGACGGGCCACGTCATCGCTGTCAAG CAAATGCGGCGCTCGGGGAATAAGGAGGAGAACAAGCGGATCCTCATGGACCTGGACGTGGTGCTCAAGAGCCACGACTGCCCCTACATCGTGCAGTGCTTCGGCACCTTCATCACCAAC ACGGACGTCTTCATCGCCATGGAGCTCATGGGCACGTGCGCCGAGAAGCTCAAGAAGCGGGTGCAGGGCCCCATCCCCGAGCGGATCCTGGGCAAGATGACGGTGGCG ATCGTGAAGGCGCTGTACTACCTGAAGGAGAAGCACGGCGTGATCCACCGTGATGTCAAGCCCTCGAACATCCTGCTGGACGAGCGGGGCCAGATCAAGCTCTGTGACTTCGGCATCAGCGGGCGTTTGGTCGATTCCAAGGCCAAGACGCGCAGCGCCGGCTGTGCCGCCTACATGGCG CCGGAGCGCATAGACCCTCCGGACCCCACAAAGCCGGACTATGACATCCGGGCCGACGTGTGGAGCCTGGGCATCTCCTTG GTGGAGCTAGCGACGGGCCAGTTTCCCTACAAGAACTGCAAGACAGACTTCGAGGTCCTTACCAAAGTCCTCCAGGAAGAGCCCCCGCTCTTGCCTGGGCACATGGGCTTCTCAGGGGACTTCCAGTCCTTCGTCAAAGACTG CCTTACTAAGGATCACAGGAAGAGACCAAAGTATAATAAGCTACTT GAACACAGCTTCATCAAGCGCTACGAGATGCTGGAGGTGGACGTGGCGTCCTGGTTCAAGGACGTCATGGCGAAGACCGAGTCACCGAGGACGAGCGGAGTCCTGAGCCAGCACCACCTGCCCTTCTTCAGGTAG
- the MAP2K7 gene encoding dual specificity mitogen-activated protein kinase kinase 7 isoform X1, producing MAASSLEQKLSRLEAKLKQENREARRRIDLNLDISPQRPRPTLQLPLANDGGSRSPSSESSPQHPTPPARPRNMLGLPSTLFMPRSMESIEIDQKLQEIMKQTGYLTIGGQVPPWPWPPGGVGRRTAGLGLGVGAVPRPGPSSSSGCPGQRYQAEINDLENLGEMGSGTCGQVWKMRFRKTGHVIAVKQMRRSGNKEENKRILMDLDVVLKSHDCPYIVQCFGTFITNTDVFIAMELMGTCAEKLKKRVQGPIPERILGKMTVAIVKALYYLKEKHGVIHRDVKPSNILLDERGQIKLCDFGISGRLVDSKAKTRSAGCAAYMAPERIDPPDPTKPDYDIRADVWSLGISLVELATGQFPYKNCKTDFEVLTKVLQEEPPLLPGHMGFSGDFQSFVKDCLTKDHRKRPKYNKLLEHSFIKRYEMLEVDVASWFKDVMAKTESPRTSGVLSQHHLPFFR from the exons CCCTCCAGCTCCCGCTGGCCAATGATGGGGGCAGCCGCTCACCGTCCTCCGAGAGCTCCCCACAGCACCCCACACCCCCTGCCCGGCCCCGCAACATGCTGGGGCTTCCATCAACCTTGTTCATGCCCCGCAGCATGGAGAG CATCGAGATTGACCAGAAGCTACAGGAGATCATGAAGCAGACCGGCTACCTGACCATCGGGGGCCAGGTACCACCCTGGCCCTGGCCccctgggggggtgggcagacGCACGGCAGGGCTAGGTCTTGGGGTGGGGGCGGTGCCGAGGCCTGGCCCATCCTCCAGCTCTGGCTGTCCTGGCCAGCGCTACCAGGCCGAAATCAATGATCTGGAGAACCTGGGGGAGATGGGCAGCGGCACGTGCGGCCAGGTGTGGAAGATGCGCTTCCGGAAGACGGGCCACGTCATCGCTGTCAAG CAAATGCGGCGCTCGGGGAATAAGGAGGAGAACAAGCGGATCCTCATGGACCTGGACGTGGTGCTCAAGAGCCACGACTGCCCCTACATCGTGCAGTGCTTCGGCACCTTCATCACCAAC ACGGACGTCTTCATCGCCATGGAGCTCATGGGCACGTGCGCCGAGAAGCTCAAGAAGCGGGTGCAGGGCCCCATCCCCGAGCGGATCCTGGGCAAGATGACGGTGGCG ATCGTGAAGGCGCTGTACTACCTGAAGGAGAAGCACGGCGTGATCCACCGTGATGTCAAGCCCTCGAACATCCTGCTGGACGAGCGGGGCCAGATCAAGCTCTGTGACTTCGGCATCAGCGGGCGTTTGGTCGATTCCAAGGCCAAGACGCGCAGCGCCGGCTGTGCCGCCTACATGGCG CCGGAGCGCATAGACCCTCCGGACCCCACAAAGCCGGACTATGACATCCGGGCCGACGTGTGGAGCCTGGGCATCTCCTTG GTGGAGCTAGCGACGGGCCAGTTTCCCTACAAGAACTGCAAGACAGACTTCGAGGTCCTTACCAAAGTCCTCCAGGAAGAGCCCCCGCTCTTGCCTGGGCACATGGGCTTCTCAGGGGACTTCCAGTCCTTCGTCAAAGACTG CCTTACTAAGGATCACAGGAAGAGACCAAAGTATAATAAGCTACTT GAACACAGCTTCATCAAGCGCTACGAGATGCTGGAGGTGGACGTGGCGTCCTGGTTCAAGGACGTCATGGCGAAGACCGAGTCACCGAGGACGAGCGGAGTCCTGAGCCAGCACCACCTGCCCTTCTTCAGGTAG